From the genome of Alicyclobacillus sp. SO9:
TCATGACCATGCAGATGAAACAGGCCATCCAAATGCTTCAGTTTACAATGGAGGAATTGGACACGTATTTGCAGCAACAGTTTAACGAGAATCCCTTGCTGCAGTACCGTCCAGCGTCTGTACTTCAGGAAACATCCTACCCCGGCAGCGGATACAAGGTTCGCCAAAATCATAGTGGAAATTCAGGGACTCTGTCTTTTGAGCAATATGCACGCTCCCAAGAAACAATGCAGACCTATTTGTCTAACCAGGTCTCGATTCAGGATAAGCCGAGGCATATTTTGAGGGCTGCCCAGACTCTCGTTGGGTGCTTGGATGAAAGCGGTTACTTGCGGGGCAGCGATGAGGAACTGCAGTCGTTGTGCAAGTGTGACAAGGAGACACTGGAGGGTGCTATTGGGGTGCTCCAGCAATGTGATCCCGTTGGCATAGGTACCCGCAGCCTAACACAGTGCCTGCTGCTCCAAGCCGAACGTTTGCCGAATCCACTTCAATACCATGCGACTCTCGTTATCTCACATTACCTCTCGGATGTCGCCACCAGCAGACTTCATCATATTGGCAAGGAGCTTAACCTAACCCTGACTGAGGTTCAAGAAGCCGTTGACGCTATCCGGATTATGAATCCAAGACCAGGTATGAGTCTTGGCGACAATAATGCACAATATATCGTGCCCGAGGTTTTTGTTCGCAAGGAAGGGGACTTTTTCCGGGTCTTTACCAATGCGGATGCAGAGCCTGAGGTTCACATCGACAAAACCTACCAGGCCCTCTTGGCGCAGCAGTCTGACCCTGCAGCAAAACGCTTTCTGCAGCAAAAATTACAAGGTGTATATTGGCTGCGCAAAGCGCTTGTGCAGCGCCAAATCACATTGGCTCGCGTTGCGACAGCCATTGTCGATGTTCAGCAGCGCTTTTTTACCCAAGGCCCGTCGGGACTTCAGCCTTTGACACTAAAACAGGTGGCAGACACCGTTGATCTGCATGAGTCCACAGTCAGTCGAACCGTGCGAGGGAAGTATATGGAAACGCCTGTCGGCGTGTTTGAGTTAAAGTACTTTTTTACCTCCGAGTTACAAACCAGTTCCGGGAATCACAGTGTTTCCGCTCATTCTGTCAAACACCTGATTCGGACCCTGGTAGGCAGGGAAGACGCCCTCCATCCACTGTCGGACGAAGCCCTGTCAAAACAACTGCTTGAGCACGGCATCCGGGTCTCTCGTCGTACCGTAGCCAAATACCGTGACGAGATGCGGATTCCCGCATCGTCAAAACGCCGGCGGTTTGCATAGGTCTCATGGTGTCGGTCATAGGAGGAAGATAGGGGGAGATAGGGAGGGAGGCAGCAGGAGAGGTAGCAGGAGAGGTAGCAGGAGAGGTAGCAGGAGAGGTAGCAGGAGAGGTAGCAGGAGAGGTAGCAGGAGAGGTAGCAGGAGAGGTAGCAGGAGAGGTAGCAGGAGAGGTAGCAGGAGAGGTAGCAGGAGAGGTAGCAGGAGAGGTAGCAGGAGAGGTAGCAGGAGAGGTAGCAGGAGAGGTAGGTCCACGTTCACACATTGGACACAAATGCGGCTCCCTTCAGCTGGAAATGTGACGAGAGTGTGTCAGACGGGCGCCCGGGCCGGTCGTGCGGGAAAATAGCGATCCCACAAGTGCTTATATGGGATATGCCTCTTATCAGCTACAAAATAAGCTTGTCAGAAGTGCTTAAGTCCCCAAAATCACAAGAAACTCGGGCTTTGATCACCAATAAGCTCTTCTGAAGAGTCTATTTGTGTCACGGGTTACCGATGGTGGCGAATAAGCGCGTCTGGGATCTCTATTTTGTACTCGGGCACTCGGGCACTCGGGCACTCGGGCACTCGGGCACTCGGGCACTCGGGCACTCGGGCACTCGGGCACTCGGGCACTCGGGCACTCGGGCACTCGGGCACCCCGATTCCGATTCCGATTCCGATTCTGATTCTGATTCTGATTCTGATCCCGTTTACCTCAGTATTTGTAACACATGTTACAAATACTGGATGAGTTCTCGCCAGATTTTTAGTTGCGAAGCAAATCTAGGAGAGGTAAAATAACCCTAGCAGCGGTCACTTTTGCTATCAGTGGGACTAATTTTGTACCACCGGGACTACGAGAGTCCCTCGCCAGGCACCTCGCCGCGCACGCGCATGATACCTGCACGGCATCTGGATGATACTTGCATGGTATCTGCAGCAGATATGCAGCGACGGTGCCGGATATTTGGTTCCACACTGTGATGTGATTAGGACGTCGTGCAAGGAGGTTCGTCGTGAAGCCAGTGGATTTAGGCGCAATTCGGCGCGTTGTTCCAGAACTGATTGAAGATTTGCAGGCACGTGTACGCATCTTGCAGCGCGTGAAACTGCTGCAGCCTATCGGACGCAGAGGCTTGGCCGTCCAGATGGGTTTGACGGAAAGAGTGCTGAGGTCTGAAGTAGACGTACTGCGCCAGCAGGGACTGCTGGAATTTGCATCTGCAGGCATGTCTGTTTCGGATGAAGGCGAGAGACTTCTGGAACAATTAGATATAGCACTTGCTTCTCTTGATGGCCGAGATGCATTGTCAGGGGCATTATCGCGAATTTTAGAGATACCGCATGTGGTTGTGGTGCCAGGAGACAGCGACGAAGAGAACTGGGTAAAACAGACACTGGGTTATCAAGCTTCGCAGGAACTGGCTGCACGGTTGTCCAGGACAGATGTTTTAGCTGTGACAGGCGGAACCACAATGGCGGCTACAGCAAAGATGATGCCGCAACACGAATTTCCTTCTGTCAAGGTTGTTCCGGCAAGAGGGGGATTAGGCGAAAATGTGTCGCTGCAGTCCAACACAATTGCGTCGGAATTGGCAAAACAGCTCGGTGGGACTTCCATCATGCTGCATGTTCCTGATCAGCTGAGTCAAGACACATTTCACAGACTTGTCCAGGAACCGCATATTCAACAGCGATTGAGTGAAGTTAGGGACGCCACCTTTGTTCTCCACGGAATTGGTGACGCCATGAAAATGGCAAAACGTCGTCAGATGGACGACTCCGAAGTAGAAGTCCTAAATACTTCCGGAGCCGTGGCAGAGGCGTTTGGTTACTATTTTAACGCTTATGGCGAGACCGTTTACTCCATGACGACTGTCGGACTCCGGTTGGCTGATATCAATCACATTCGGGTCATAATGGCAGTCGCCGGCGGTCACAGCAAAGCGCGCGCAATGGCGGCAGCGGCAAAAGCTTATCGGATTGACGTGCTTGTCACCGATGAGGGAGCTGCCAAACAAATCATTCAGCACTATGGAGGCGATGAGCAATGACATTGAAAGTTGGAATTAACGGATTTGGACGCATTGGACGCAACGTGTTTCGCGCTGCTATGAATCGTGAGGATATGGAGATTGTTGCCGTCAACGACTTGACGGATGCAGAGACGCTGGCAATGCTGCTGGAATATGACTCTGTGCACGGCAGGCTTCAAGCTGATGTCCGGGCTGTAGAGGGAGCCATCATGGTGGATGGGAAGAAGGTTCAGGTTTTGGCTGAACGCGATCCCGGAAATCTTCCTTGGGGTAAACTCGGTGTCGATCTCGTTATCGAATCCACCGGCCGCTTCACTAAGAAGGAGCAGGCAGAAGCACATATTACCAAAGGCGGTGCCAAGAAGGTTGTCATCTCTGCACCTGCCAAAGGCGAAGATATTACCATTGTCATGGGTGTCAACGAGGATAAGTATGATCCTGCCAACCACCACGTGGTTTCCAACGCCTCCTGTACGACCAACTGCTTAGCGCCAGTAGCGAAAGTGCTGGATGAGGAGTTTAAAGTTGTCAAAGGCTTGATGACAACAGTTCATTCCTATACAAATGACCAGCAAATTCTTGACTTGCCCCACAAGGATATGAGGCGTGCTCGTGCCGCAGGACTCTCCATCATTCCAACGACGACCGGCGCAGCAAAGGCAGTCTCCTTGGTTCTGCCGCAATTAAACGGTAAATTGAACGGTATGGCTATGCGTGTACCGACACCAAACGTATCCATTGTTGACTTGACAGTGGAAGTCGAAAAGGATGCTACTGTCGAGAGTGTTAACGAGGCATTGAAAAAGGCAACGGAGGGAAGCTTGAAAGGCATCATGGGGTATTCCACCGAGCCTCTGGTTTCAAAGGATTACAACGGAGATCCTCGCTCTTCCATCGTAGATTCACTATCCACCATGGTGATGGACAACATGGTGAAAGTCTTGTCCTGGTATGACAACGAGTGGGGTTACTCAAACCGTGTTGTTGATTTGGCTGCATACATCGGAAGCAAAATGCCTGTCAACGTGTAATGTACATCCAACTCTGCAACTTTTGAGTCTGCAGAGGGTCTGATACAATAGAAGCCAATGGGGAGGATCCGCGTGTTCTCCCCATTTTACTGGGGAAAACACGTGATCTGCTGGTGTGACATTGATGTTGTTAAGGCATGAATGAAGTGCATGCACCCATGAACATGAACGCCGCCGTAAGGAACCACGAAAGACCGGAGAACGAAGCTCGTACGAGCCAAGGAGGCTTCTTTCCATGAACATGAACAAGAAAACGATTCGCGACGTGGACTGGCAAGGTAAGAGAGCGCTGGTACGCGTGGACTTTAACGTGCCGATGAACGGAGATACGATTACCGACGACACGCGGATTCGCGCCGCCCTTCCTACAATCCGTTATTTGATTGAAGAGGGTGCGAAAGTCATTTTAATGAGCCACTTGGGACGTCCAAAAGGAGAGCGGATGCCTGAGTACTCGCTGCAACCGGTAGCGTTGCATTTGATGGAGCTTTTGAAGGAAGCTAACGTCAAGTATGTGCGTGATTGTGTCGGCGACGATGCGGAGTCCGCGGCAGCAGCCATGGAAAACGGGGACGTACTGTTGCTGGAAAACCTCCGTTACCATAAAGAAGAAACTAAGAATGATGAGAGCTTTGCGAAGCAGTTGGCTGGTCTTGGCGATGTGTATGTCAACGATGCCTTTGGCACAGCCCATCGGGCTCATGCATCGACAGCTGGTGTTGCAGCGTACTTGCCAGCAGTCG
Proteins encoded in this window:
- the rpoN gene encoding RNA polymerase factor sigma-54, with amino-acid sequence MNMELGLYQEQTQRLVMTMQMKQAIQMLQFTMEELDTYLQQQFNENPLLQYRPASVLQETSYPGSGYKVRQNHSGNSGTLSFEQYARSQETMQTYLSNQVSIQDKPRHILRAAQTLVGCLDESGYLRGSDEELQSLCKCDKETLEGAIGVLQQCDPVGIGTRSLTQCLLLQAERLPNPLQYHATLVISHYLSDVATSRLHHIGKELNLTLTEVQEAVDAIRIMNPRPGMSLGDNNAQYIVPEVFVRKEGDFFRVFTNADAEPEVHIDKTYQALLAQQSDPAAKRFLQQKLQGVYWLRKALVQRQITLARVATAIVDVQQRFFTQGPSGLQPLTLKQVADTVDLHESTVSRTVRGKYMETPVGVFELKYFFTSELQTSSGNHSVSAHSVKHLIRTLVGREDALHPLSDEALSKQLLEHGIRVSRRTVAKYRDEMRIPASSKRRRFA
- a CDS encoding sugar-binding transcriptional regulator gives rise to the protein MKPVDLGAIRRVVPELIEDLQARVRILQRVKLLQPIGRRGLAVQMGLTERVLRSEVDVLRQQGLLEFASAGMSVSDEGERLLEQLDIALASLDGRDALSGALSRILEIPHVVVVPGDSDEENWVKQTLGYQASQELAARLSRTDVLAVTGGTTMAATAKMMPQHEFPSVKVVPARGGLGENVSLQSNTIASELAKQLGGTSIMLHVPDQLSQDTFHRLVQEPHIQQRLSEVRDATFVLHGIGDAMKMAKRRQMDDSEVEVLNTSGAVAEAFGYYFNAYGETVYSMTTVGLRLADINHIRVIMAVAGGHSKARAMAAAAKAYRIDVLVTDEGAAKQIIQHYGGDEQ
- the gap gene encoding type I glyceraldehyde-3-phosphate dehydrogenase, which gives rise to MTLKVGINGFGRIGRNVFRAAMNREDMEIVAVNDLTDAETLAMLLEYDSVHGRLQADVRAVEGAIMVDGKKVQVLAERDPGNLPWGKLGVDLVIESTGRFTKKEQAEAHITKGGAKKVVISAPAKGEDITIVMGVNEDKYDPANHHVVSNASCTTNCLAPVAKVLDEEFKVVKGLMTTVHSYTNDQQILDLPHKDMRRARAAGLSIIPTTTGAAKAVSLVLPQLNGKLNGMAMRVPTPNVSIVDLTVEVEKDATVESVNEALKKATEGSLKGIMGYSTEPLVSKDYNGDPRSSIVDSLSTMVMDNMVKVLSWYDNEWGYSNRVVDLAAYIGSKMPVNV